The nucleotide window CATTCATCAAAATTTTCACGCGTAATTGACAGAGACATAGCGACCTCATCCGGTAAATAAAAGGTTGTTTAAATGTTAAATAATTGAGTGTTTGCCCTGTGAATGTAGATTGCAGAGTTCGTGCCAGCCAGCGATAAAAATGCATAAACGGGATGGAGTGACAGAATATCAATAGCTTACGATATGGAATTATTCACTGTTATTGCATAAAAAGTGAATATTTTTACGGTAAGCGGCGCTTTGCCGCATGAAAACAAGAAAGAGTATGCACAGGCCAAATATAATTCTGGAATTGTGATCGCTCGCGAAATTTATTGACCATTTACGCCCTGTAACAGGGCGAGACGCGTCAGAATGGTGCAAATATTGCACCGTTGACATTATCTGTTGCAGTTATTGGTCAATCCCCGTAACAGATGAAAGAAATTCTGCTACCATCCATGCACTATTCACCTTGCATTGGCAGCGACTATGAAATTTGTCTCTTTTAATATCAACGGCCTGCGTGCCCGCCCTCACCAGCTTGAAGCGATTGTTGAGCAACATCAGCCAGATGTGATCGGCCTGCAGGAGACAAAAGTTCACGACGATATGTTCCCCCTCGAAGAGGTGGCAAAACTGGGCTACAACGTCTTTTATCACGGGCAGAAAGGCCACTACGGTGTGGCGCTGCTGACTAAAGAAACGCCGGTTTCCGTACGTCGCGGTTTCCCGGGCGATGACGAAGAAGCCCAGCGCCGCATCATCATGGCGGAAGTGCCTTCTGCACTCGGAAATATCACGGTGATCAACGGCTATTTCCCACAAGGTGAGAGCCGTGACCATGAGACCAAATTCCCGGCTAAAGCCAGGTTTTACCAGGATCTGCAGGATTACCTGACAAGCGAACTGAAGAAAGAGAACCCGGTGCTGATCATGGGCGACATGAATATCAGCCCGAGCGATCTGGATATTGGTATTGGGGAAGAGAACCGTAAACGCTGGCTGCGCACCGGTAAATGCTCTTTCCTGCCGGAAGAACGCGAGTGGATGCAGCGTCTGCTGGGCTGGGGTCTGGTTGACACCTTCCGCACGGCTAACCCGGAAACGCAGGATCGCTTCTCATGGTTCGATTACCGCTCAAAAGGTTTTGATGACAACCGTGGCCTGCGTATAGACCTGCTGCTGGCCAGCTCGCCGCTGGCAGAACGCTGCATTGAAACCGGTATTGATTACGATATCCGCAGCATGGAAAAACCGTCTGACCACGCGCCAGTGTGGGCGAAATTCAAACTGTAACCCCGTGTGAACATTCAAAAATTACTCTTCCTGTGCGCCCTTTTGGGCGCATTTATTCTGGCGTTTGTGTTTCTTCCACCAGAGATGCTCTCCCTGGACGCCATCAAAACACACCAGCAAACGTTGCTCGCACAGGTGGCACATTCACCACTGCAAAGCGCCCTGCTCTATTTTGCGGTGTATGTCGCGATTTCGGCGCTGTCGATCCCCGGAGCAGCAATCCTGACGCTGCTGGGAGGAGCCCTTTTCAGCCTGTGGGAAGGGACACTGCTGGTCTCGTTTGCCTCTACGCTGGGGGCGACGCTTGCCATGCTCGCCAGCCGCTATCTGCTGTGCGACTGGGTACAACAGCGCTTTGCTGCGCAGATGAAAACGGTCAATGCCGGAATCTCTCGCGACGGCGCGCGCTACCTTTTTGCCCTGCGCCTGATGCCTCTGTTTCCCTTTTTTCTGGTGAACCTGCTGATGGGGCTTACCCGTATTAGCGTGCGACGCTACTGGTGGGTGAGCCAGCTCGCCATGCTGCCCGCAACGGTTGTTTTTCTTAACGCCGGGCGAGAGCTGGGAAAACTGACATCGCTGCGCGATATTCTGTCGCCAGGTCTGGTATTCGCCTTTACACTACTGGGGTTATTGCCCCTGGCCACCCGGTGGCTGTTTTCTCATTGCACCCTTTCTTCGTTTAAAAAGTGAGGCATTATGCGCCGTGTGCGTTTTTGCGCGTTTCTGACAGGTCTGCTGCTGGCTGTCCCTGCATTTGCAGCAGACAGCTGGCAATCCATTCAACAACAAGCTAAAGGCCAGACCGTCTGGTTTAACGCCTGGGGTGGCGATCAGGCGGTAAACCGCTACCTGGACTGGGTCAGCGGCGAGATGAAAACGCACTACGCCATAAACCTCAAAATTGTCCACCTGGCCGATGCCGCCGATGCCGTAAAACGCATTCAGACAGAGCATGATGCAGG belongs to Enterobacter cloacae and includes:
- a CDS encoding exodeoxyribonuclease III, with the protein product MKFVSFNINGLRARPHQLEAIVEQHQPDVIGLQETKVHDDMFPLEEVAKLGYNVFYHGQKGHYGVALLTKETPVSVRRGFPGDDEEAQRRIIMAEVPSALGNITVINGYFPQGESRDHETKFPAKARFYQDLQDYLTSELKKENPVLIMGDMNISPSDLDIGIGEENRKRWLRTGKCSFLPEEREWMQRLLGWGLVDTFRTANPETQDRFSWFDYRSKGFDDNRGLRIDLLLASSPLAERCIETGIDYDIRSMEKPSDHAPVWAKFKL
- a CDS encoding TVP38/TMEM64 family protein; the protein is MNIQKLLFLCALLGAFILAFVFLPPEMLSLDAIKTHQQTLLAQVAHSPLQSALLYFAVYVAISALSIPGAAILTLLGGALFSLWEGTLLVSFASTLGATLAMLASRYLLCDWVQQRFAAQMKTVNAGISRDGARYLFALRLMPLFPFFLVNLLMGLTRISVRRYWWVSQLAMLPATVVFLNAGRELGKLTSLRDILSPGLVFAFTLLGLLPLATRWLFSHCTLSSFKK